From a region of the Paraburkholderia hospita genome:
- a CDS encoding tetratricopeptide repeat protein: MNTIDPTAADPLTPLRARTALPDAVATDWFALGNALLQRANGDKALLREAVDALMRAHRLDANCDARLLHGIAQTAFILRDWALIESSTALLLARDANDANALVWRAAAVQERDDFTEAQRLLQEAARAAPGNHVVLHKLALCIKEQGRFGEAEALLRRVLELTPDNAHALFDLSELEVRAGRYAQGWLDYEARIAFAHDSNAARAALAAICPNWRGESLAGKTLVVYGEQGNGDCLWSVRFLPLLAERAQREGGRVIFGYAGPMQHLFERMLPDGIKIETSLDTKPDYHCGLMSLPLRLGINDPSVWGRPYLSADPARAEAWRERVAGATAAGNRKVGLVWNGNPDHIRDRRRSVPAHEIARILDVPGVTFFAISPEREQTVGQWRAQGVDIVDLTPQFTAGFDDVAALLVNLDALVTIDSGPAHLAGALGVPTWLMLDHVSAWFWGEETERTPWYQTVELFRQPSAGAWAAVLDRVRARLEALTE; the protein is encoded by the coding sequence ATGAACACTATCGATCCCACCGCCGCCGATCCGCTCACGCCGCTGCGTGCGCGCACGGCCTTGCCCGACGCCGTCGCGACCGACTGGTTCGCGCTCGGCAACGCGCTGCTCCAGCGCGCGAACGGCGACAAGGCGCTGCTGCGCGAAGCCGTCGATGCGCTGATGCGGGCGCATCGGCTCGACGCGAATTGCGACGCGAGGCTATTGCACGGCATCGCGCAGACGGCCTTCATCCTGCGCGACTGGGCGCTCATCGAATCTTCCACCGCACTTCTGCTGGCGCGCGATGCCAATGATGCTAACGCGCTCGTCTGGCGCGCGGCCGCCGTCCAGGAGCGCGATGATTTCACCGAAGCGCAGCGCCTGCTGCAAGAAGCGGCGCGGGCGGCGCCCGGCAATCATGTCGTCTTGCACAAGCTCGCGTTGTGCATCAAGGAACAAGGCCGCTTCGGCGAAGCGGAAGCGCTATTGCGTCGCGTGCTTGAGCTGACGCCGGACAACGCGCACGCGCTTTTCGATCTGTCGGAACTGGAAGTGCGCGCGGGGCGTTACGCGCAAGGATGGCTCGACTATGAAGCACGCATCGCCTTCGCGCACGATTCGAACGCCGCGCGGGCGGCGCTCGCCGCCATCTGTCCGAACTGGCGCGGCGAGTCGCTGGCGGGGAAGACGCTCGTCGTCTATGGCGAGCAGGGCAACGGCGACTGCCTGTGGTCGGTGCGCTTTCTGCCGCTGCTCGCCGAGCGCGCGCAACGTGAAGGCGGCCGCGTGATTTTTGGTTACGCGGGGCCGATGCAGCATCTGTTCGAACGCATGCTGCCGGACGGCATCAAGATCGAAACGAGCCTCGACACGAAGCCCGATTACCACTGCGGGTTGATGAGCTTGCCGTTGCGTTTGGGCATCAACGATCCGTCGGTGTGGGGAAGGCCGTATCTGAGCGCCGATCCGGCGCGTGCCGAGGCGTGGCGCGAGCGCGTCGCTGGCGCCACGGCGGCGGGGAATCGCAAGGTCGGCCTTGTCTGGAACGGCAATCCCGATCACATCCGCGACAGGCGGCGCTCGGTGCCTGCGCATGAGATCGCGCGGATTCTGGATGTGCCGGGCGTGACGTTCTTCGCGATTTCACCGGAGCGCGAGCAGACGGTCGGACAATGGCGCGCGCAAGGCGTCGATATCGTCGATCTGACGCCGCAGTTCACGGCCGGGTTCGACGATGTGGCCGCGCTGCTTGTCAACCTCGACGCGCTCGTCACCATCGACAGCGGTCCCGCGCATCTGGCGGGCGCGCTCGGTGTGCCCACCTGGCTGATGCTCGATCACGTGTCCGCATGGTTCTGGGGCGAGGAGACGGAGCGTACGCCGTGGTATCAGACCGTCGAGCTGTTTCGTCAGCCGTCTGCTGGCGCGTGGGCGGCCGTGCTCGACCGCGTGCGTGCCCGACTTGAAGCGCTGACGGAGTGA
- a CDS encoding MFS transporter, producing MNDRPLSTAQQQRRTAREHGSQFRLLRERRFAPFFWTQFLGAMNDNVFKIGFTSLVTYQAARFSGVNADTAAFLISAIFILPFVLFSATSGQIADKYDKAMLTRFVKTFEIGVMLVGGAGFWLHNAVLLYLCTFLMGVHSTVFGPVKYAYLPQHLDKSELVGGNGMVEMGTFVAILFGTIMGGAAAGSDAHGAAILAFGCVAIALIGRVASGFVPPSMPSQPDLRINWNPISETWRNLKLARQNRTVFLSLLGISWLWFVGATFLSSFFRFAKDVLSANPDVVTVLLATFSIGIGTGSLLCERLSKKRIEIGLVPLGSIGISVFAIDLFFASHALPGVTHLLTVGEFMALHAHWRVLADLFLLAMFGGFYSVPLYALIQSRSQPSHRARIIAANNILNSLFMIVSALMAVALTSAGVGIPGLFLVTALLNVVVAIYIYSLVPEFLLRFVAWLLVHTFYRMRLVHAERIPEEGAAVLVCNHVSYVDAIVIMAESPRPIRFVMDHRIFRTPLVGWLFRHAKAIPIAPAHEDPEMLKRAYDACAKALDDGDLVCIFPEGKLTRTGDMNPFRHGVVEILRRKAVPVVPMALRGLWGSFWSRSTDARFPRPLQRGVMSRLTLAVGEPLEPADATPERLQQVVTDLRGARK from the coding sequence ATGAACGATCGTCCGTTGTCTACCGCCCAACAGCAAAGGCGCACCGCGCGTGAACACGGTTCGCAGTTCCGGCTGTTGCGCGAGCGCCGTTTCGCGCCGTTCTTCTGGACGCAGTTCCTCGGCGCGATGAACGACAACGTGTTCAAGATCGGCTTCACGTCGCTCGTCACGTATCAGGCCGCGCGTTTCTCAGGCGTCAATGCGGATACCGCGGCCTTTCTGATTTCCGCGATCTTCATTCTGCCGTTCGTCCTGTTCTCGGCGACCTCGGGTCAGATCGCCGACAAGTACGACAAGGCGATGCTCACGCGCTTCGTGAAGACGTTCGAGATCGGCGTGATGCTGGTGGGCGGCGCGGGCTTCTGGCTGCACAACGCCGTGCTGCTGTATCTGTGCACGTTCCTGATGGGCGTCCATTCGACGGTGTTCGGCCCCGTCAAGTACGCGTATCTGCCGCAGCATCTGGACAAGTCGGAGCTGGTCGGCGGCAACGGCATGGTCGAAATGGGCACCTTCGTCGCGATTCTGTTCGGCACGATCATGGGCGGCGCGGCGGCGGGCTCGGACGCGCACGGCGCGGCGATCCTCGCGTTCGGCTGCGTGGCGATTGCGCTGATTGGACGCGTCGCGTCGGGCTTCGTGCCGCCGTCGATGCCTTCTCAACCGGACTTGCGCATCAACTGGAATCCGATCAGCGAAACCTGGCGCAATCTGAAACTGGCGCGTCAGAACCGGACGGTGTTTCTGAGCCTGCTTGGTATTTCCTGGCTGTGGTTCGTTGGCGCGACGTTCCTGTCTTCGTTCTTCCGGTTCGCGAAGGACGTGCTGTCCGCCAATCCCGATGTCGTGACCGTGCTGCTCGCAACCTTTTCGATCGGCATTGGCACCGGGTCGCTGCTGTGCGAGCGGCTGTCGAAGAAACGCATCGAAATCGGGCTCGTGCCGCTCGGCTCGATCGGCATCAGCGTGTTCGCGATCGACCTGTTCTTCGCGAGCCACGCGCTGCCGGGCGTCACGCATCTGCTGACGGTCGGCGAATTCATGGCCTTGCACGCGCACTGGCGCGTGCTCGCGGATCTGTTCCTGCTGGCGATGTTCGGCGGCTTCTACAGCGTGCCGCTCTACGCGCTGATCCAGAGCCGCAGCCAGCCGAGCCACCGCGCGCGGATCATCGCGGCGAACAATATCCTCAACTCGCTGTTCATGATCGTGTCCGCGCTGATGGCCGTCGCGCTGACGTCGGCGGGTGTCGGCATTCCGGGGTTGTTCCTCGTGACGGCGCTGCTCAACGTGGTCGTCGCGATCTATATCTATTCGCTCGTGCCCGAGTTCCTGCTGCGCTTCGTCGCGTGGTTGCTGGTCCACACGTTCTACCGGATGCGCCTCGTGCACGCGGAGCGCATTCCCGAAGAGGGCGCGGCCGTGCTGGTGTGCAATCACGTGAGCTATGTCGACGCCATTGTCATCATGGCGGAGAGCCCTCGGCCGATCCGCTTCGTGATGGATCACCGGATTTTCCGCACGCCGCTTGTCGGCTGGCTCTTCAGACACGCTAAGGCCATTCCGATCGCACCGGCGCATGAAGACCCTGAGATGCTTAAACGCGCCTATGACGCCTGCGCGAAAGCACTCGACGACGGCGATCTCGTCTGCATTTTTCCCGAAGGCAAGCTGACACGAACGGGCGACATGAATCCGTTCCGCCATGGCGTGGTGGAAATTCTGCGGCGCAAGGCCGTGCCCGTCGTACCGATGGCGCTGCGCGGGCTGTGGGGCAGTTTCTGGTCGCGCAGCACCGATGCGCGCTTTCCGCGGCCGCTCCAGAGGGGCGTGATGAGCCGTCTGACGCTGGCCGTCGGCGAGCCGCTCGAACCGGCCGACGCGACGCCGGAACGTCTGCAGCAGGTCGTCACCGATCTGCGCGGCGCCCGCAAGTGA
- the aroC gene encoding chorismate synthase, translated as MSGNTLGTLFTVTTFGESHGPAIGCVIDGCPPGMSLVEADIQLELDRRRPGTSRHVTQRQEEDKVEILSGVFEGKTTGAPIALLIRNTDQRSKDYGNIVETFRPGHADYTYWQKYGIRDHRGGGRSSARLTAPTVAAGAVAKKWLREKFGVEIRGYMAALGEIDVPFVDWQYVRENPFFVPNADIVPQLETYMDELRKDGDSIGARINVVASGVPVGLGEPLFDRLDADIAHAMMGINAVKGVEIGAGFESVRQRGSVHGDELTPEGFVGNHAGGVLGGISTGQDITVSIAIKPTSSIRTPRRSIDKNGQPAVVETFGRHDPCVGIRATPIAEAMLALVLIDHALRHRAQCGDVTVDTPKIAASAP; from the coding sequence ATGTCCGGCAATACCCTCGGTACGCTCTTCACCGTCACGACCTTCGGCGAATCGCATGGCCCGGCCATCGGCTGTGTGATCGACGGCTGCCCGCCGGGCATGTCGCTCGTCGAAGCCGACATCCAGCTCGAACTCGACCGCCGCCGGCCAGGCACGTCGCGTCATGTGACGCAGCGCCAGGAAGAAGACAAGGTCGAGATTCTCTCGGGCGTCTTCGAGGGCAAGACGACGGGCGCGCCTATCGCGCTGCTGATCCGCAACACGGACCAGCGCAGTAAGGACTACGGCAACATCGTCGAAACGTTCCGTCCTGGCCACGCCGACTACACCTACTGGCAGAAATACGGCATTCGCGACCATCGTGGTGGCGGCCGGTCGTCGGCGCGCCTGACGGCGCCGACGGTGGCGGCGGGTGCCGTCGCGAAGAAGTGGCTGCGCGAGAAGTTCGGCGTGGAGATTCGCGGCTATATGGCGGCGCTCGGCGAGATCGACGTGCCGTTCGTCGACTGGCAATACGTGCGCGAAAATCCGTTCTTCGTGCCGAATGCGGATATCGTGCCGCAGCTCGAAACGTATATGGACGAATTGCGCAAGGACGGCGATTCGATCGGCGCGCGCATCAACGTGGTCGCATCGGGCGTGCCCGTCGGCCTTGGCGAACCGCTGTTCGACCGCCTCGACGCCGACATCGCGCACGCGATGATGGGCATCAACGCGGTGAAGGGCGTCGAGATCGGCGCGGGTTTCGAAAGCGTGCGGCAGCGTGGCTCCGTGCATGGCGACGAACTGACGCCGGAAGGCTTCGTCGGCAATCATGCGGGCGGCGTGCTCGGCGGTATTTCGACGGGGCAGGACATCACCGTGTCGATCGCCATCAAGCCGACGTCGAGCATCCGCACGCCGCGCCGTTCGATCGATAAAAACGGCCAACCCGCCGTCGTCGAAACGTTCGGGCGACACGATCCGTGCGTCGGCATTCGCGCGACGCCGATCGCCGAGGCGATGCTCGCGCTCGTGCTGATCGACCACGCGCTGCGGCACCGTGCGCAATGCGGCGACGTCACCGTCGATACGCCGAAGATCGCTGCCAGCGCGCCCTGA